Proteins from a genomic interval of Shewanella seohaensis:
- a CDS encoding type 2 periplasmic-binding domain-containing protein: MPVITMAFYEDPKDNLYFRFGELIYTEAFARLGYRFSYQVVPPMRASLMADSGKIDGEPARVFSYGLKFKNLIRIEEPVIETKLIAYGIHPDMQIQDWASLLNHPYRIEYYRGIFYIEQKLEGLVPQDRITTSSSPVNSFRRMLRDRIDIYIDTEAIGEQVLKYTEFQHSKIHSVGELDDLISFGYLHKRHKALAAKLSTTLKQMKQEGLFEQYRQQAHSELDPSLSPNEPSEVKD; this comes from the coding sequence ATGCCCGTTATTACTATGGCGTTTTATGAAGATCCTAAGGACAACCTTTATTTTCGATTTGGTGAACTGATTTACACCGAGGCGTTTGCTCGCCTTGGTTATCGATTTAGTTATCAAGTGGTTCCGCCGATGCGCGCCAGCCTAATGGCCGATTCGGGCAAAATCGATGGTGAACCAGCGCGGGTATTTTCCTATGGACTGAAATTTAAGAACTTAATCCGAATCGAAGAACCCGTGATCGAGACTAAACTCATCGCCTATGGTATCCATCCCGATATGCAGATTCAGGACTGGGCTTCACTGCTGAATCATCCATATCGTATTGAATATTATCGAGGGATTTTTTATATCGAACAAAAACTTGAAGGGCTAGTGCCCCAGGACCGTATCACCACCTCTTCTTCTCCCGTAAATTCCTTTCGCCGTATGCTGCGCGATAGGATTGATATCTACATAGATACCGAAGCGATTGGGGAACAAGTCCTTAAATACACTGAATTTCAACACAGTAAAATCCATTCCGTGGGCGAATTGGACGACCTCATTAGCTTCGGCTACCTGCATAAACGCCATAAAGCACTGGCGGCCAAACTCAGCACTACCCTTAAGCAAATGAAACAGGAAGGCTTATTCGAACAATACCGGCAGCAAGCCCATAGTGAACTCGACCCAAGCCTGTCCCCAAACGAACCGTCAGAGGTTAAGGACTGA
- a CDS encoding alkaline phosphatase yields the protein MNIKRIAAAISCSLMTVVAHAAVLPATQTDSQWFKDSAANVAAKAQLETKKTAKNVILFVGDGMSISTLTAARILQGQQQRGNQGGEENFLSFEQFPHTALVKTYNTNQQTPDSAGTMTAMATGVKTKAGIISISDTSLRGNCLSSKGNELVSLVDLANAKGLSTGIVTTARLTHATPAATYAKSPERDWEGDFNLPAEAVANGCTDIASQLVMRDEANSLSVALGGGRSYFLPKEVTDGENKAGKRKDGKDLTKAWVENFSKAAYVWDKKGFDAIDVANTDHLLGLFNPSHMEYEADRADDVGGEPSLSEMTAKSLEILKKNDKGFLLIVESGRIDHGHHAGNANRALTDAVELSNAVKAAVDATSSDDTLIMVTADHSHVFTIAGYPKRGNPILGLVHDVDGSLALANDGKPYTTLAYTNGPGAVVGVRDDLTSVDTQDKDFMQQALIPMESETHAGEDISLHAMGPGSNLVQGVIEQNVIFHIINQAQQLGGTKY from the coding sequence ATGAATATTAAACGGATCGCTGCAGCTATCTCCTGCAGTTTAATGACGGTTGTAGCCCACGCTGCAGTCTTACCCGCAACCCAAACTGACAGTCAGTGGTTTAAAGACAGTGCAGCCAATGTCGCGGCTAAAGCGCAGCTTGAAACCAAGAAAACAGCTAAAAACGTGATTCTTTTTGTCGGCGACGGCATGAGTATTTCAACCTTAACTGCCGCCCGTATTTTGCAAGGACAGCAGCAAAGGGGTAACCAAGGCGGTGAAGAAAACTTCTTAAGTTTCGAGCAGTTTCCTCACACGGCCTTAGTAAAAACCTACAACACTAACCAGCAAACGCCCGACTCGGCAGGTACCATGACCGCCATGGCGACCGGGGTAAAAACCAAAGCCGGTATCATCTCGATTTCTGACACCAGTTTACGTGGTAACTGTTTGTCTTCTAAAGGTAATGAACTCGTTTCTCTGGTTGACCTTGCCAATGCTAAAGGCTTATCGACCGGGATTGTCACGACCGCCCGTTTAACTCATGCGACGCCTGCCGCGACTTACGCTAAATCACCAGAGCGTGATTGGGAAGGCGACTTTAACCTGCCTGCCGAAGCCGTTGCTAACGGCTGTACCGATATAGCCAGCCAACTGGTGATGCGCGATGAGGCAAACTCACTTAGCGTTGCACTGGGTGGCGGTCGCAGCTATTTCTTACCAAAAGAAGTCACTGACGGTGAGAACAAAGCCGGTAAACGTAAAGACGGCAAAGACCTGACTAAAGCGTGGGTCGAAAACTTTAGCAAAGCGGCTTATGTGTGGGACAAAAAAGGCTTCGATGCCATCGATGTCGCCAATACCGATCACTTACTCGGCCTCTTTAACCCATCCCATATGGAATACGAAGCGGACCGTGCAGATGACGTTGGTGGTGAGCCATCACTTTCAGAAATGACCGCGAAATCCCTCGAGATTTTAAAGAAAAACGATAAAGGCTTCCTGCTGATCGTGGAGTCGGGTCGTATCGACCATGGCCACCATGCGGGCAACGCTAACCGCGCCTTGACCGACGCAGTTGAGTTATCTAACGCAGTGAAAGCCGCGGTAGATGCAACCAGCAGCGATGACACCCTGATCATGGTAACAGCTGACCACAGCCATGTATTTACCATTGCAGGCTACCCAAAACGCGGTAACCCGATTTTAGGTTTAGTCCACGATGTGGATGGTTCGTTAGCCCTCGCTAACGACGGCAAGCCTTACACCACGCTGGCTTACACTAACGGCCCTGGCGCTGTGGTTGGCGTGCGTGACGACTTAACCTCGGTCGATACTCAAGACAAAGACTTCATGCAACAAGCACTTATCCCAATGGAAAGTGAGACTCACGCCGGTGAAGACATCAGCTTACACGCAATGGGCCCAGGTTCGAATCTGGTACAGGGCGTGATTGAGCAGAACGTGATCTTCCACATTATCAACCAAGCCCAGCAGCTTGGCGGCACTAAGTACTAA
- a CDS encoding alkaline phosphatase — translation MNKKLLVLAISAMLGLAACGSDGDNGAAGTPGSNGSNGSNGSDGKDWTAVNQWYVDAQARVTKADGLSVNNDVGAAKNVILFVGDGMGVSTITAARILEGQLKGKTGEENSLSFETLPYVGLSKTYNVDGQTPDSAGTMSAMMTGVKTDVGVISQAEGVVRANCASTKDQNLVTSLELAAMAGMSTGVVTTARLTHATPAATYAHVPERDWEADSNLPAEAVTNGCKDIAAQMLDFNYGNGLNVMMGGGRRSFIPKTLIDPEGKAGKRNDGRDLTAEWLAKYTNAAYVQDRDGFLNVDVASTDHLLGLFNSSHMEYDYDRTEAGVKGEPSLAEMTAKSIDILKKNTKGYVLIVEAGRIDHAHHAGNAARALYDTVALSEAVRVAMEKTSANDTLLMVTADHSHVFTIAGYPTRGNPILGLVKSNDANGIAEVTNSTDANGLPYTTVGYANGMGYASLATGGDERYNFPVDAGRKDLNFVDTQDVGFHQEALVPLSDETHAGEDVAIFARGPSSDLVQGTVEQNHIFHVMNRAANLVAKAEAAMAAK, via the coding sequence ATGAATAAGAAATTACTGGTACTCGCAATCTCTGCCATGCTGGGTTTAGCCGCATGCGGTAGCGATGGTGACAACGGCGCTGCAGGTACGCCGGGTTCGAATGGTTCTAACGGTTCCAATGGCAGCGACGGTAAAGACTGGACCGCAGTCAACCAATGGTATGTCGATGCTCAAGCACGTGTGACTAAGGCCGATGGCTTGAGCGTGAACAACGATGTGGGCGCGGCGAAAAACGTGATCCTATTTGTTGGCGATGGCATGGGCGTCTCTACTATCACTGCGGCACGTATTTTAGAAGGCCAATTAAAGGGCAAGACGGGTGAGGAAAACTCTTTATCCTTCGAAACTCTGCCTTACGTCGGTTTATCTAAGACCTATAACGTCGATGGTCAAACACCAGACTCTGCGGGCACTATGTCGGCGATGATGACAGGGGTGAAAACCGATGTGGGCGTGATTTCACAGGCCGAAGGCGTAGTGCGTGCTAACTGCGCATCGACTAAAGATCAAAACTTAGTGACATCACTGGAACTGGCCGCCATGGCGGGTATGTCTACTGGTGTGGTCACCACAGCGCGTTTAACCCACGCAACACCTGCGGCAACCTATGCCCACGTGCCTGAGCGTGACTGGGAAGCCGACTCAAACCTGCCAGCCGAAGCCGTGACCAATGGCTGTAAAGATATCGCCGCGCAAATGCTCGACTTTAACTATGGCAATGGCTTAAACGTGATGATGGGCGGTGGTCGCCGCAGCTTTATTCCAAAAACCTTAATTGATCCAGAAGGTAAAGCGGGTAAGCGTAACGATGGTCGCGATCTGACTGCCGAATGGTTAGCTAAGTACACTAATGCGGCCTACGTTCAGGACAGAGATGGTTTCCTCAATGTGGATGTTGCCAGCACTGACCATTTATTGGGCCTGTTCAACTCATCCCATATGGAATACGACTATGACCGCACCGAAGCGGGCGTGAAGGGCGAGCCATCACTTGCTGAGATGACAGCCAAGTCGATTGATATTCTGAAGAAAAACACCAAAGGCTATGTGCTGATTGTCGAAGCGGGTCGTATCGACCATGCGCACCATGCGGGTAACGCTGCTCGTGCCCTGTACGACACAGTTGCGCTATCTGAAGCAGTCCGTGTTGCGATGGAAAAAACCTCGGCCAACGACACTCTGTTAATGGTGACGGCTGACCACAGCCATGTGTTCACCATTGCAGGTTATCCAACCCGTGGTAACCCGATCCTAGGTCTGGTGAAGAGTAACGATGCGAACGGTATCGCCGAAGTGACTAACTCAACCGACGCTAACGGTTTGCCTTACACAACAGTAGGTTATGCCAACGGCATGGGTTATGCGTCATTAGCGACAGGTGGCGATGAACGTTATAACTTCCCTGTGGATGCTGGTCGTAAGGACTTGAACTTTGTGGATACCCAAGACGTTGGATTCCATCAAGAAGCCCTAGTGCCATTAAGCGATGAAACCCATGCGGGTGAAGACGTGGCGATTTTTGCCCGCGGCCCAAGCTCGGATCTGGTTCAAGGTACGGTTGAACAAAACCATATCTTCCACGTGATGAACCGTGCGGCGAACTTAGTCGCGAAAGCGGAAGCTGCAATGGCGGCGAAGTAA
- a CDS encoding AraC family transcriptional regulator: MSRVTPVENINYWRHPSLSGIELSQAEFTHFSFDKHVHLDYHLGVVTQGAQQFINKGSRYQLGQHGLSTLNPDETHDGQSRDAEGYRVKVMSIPVEYMNSISQEMGLKAHFFNAPMVDDPALYQYFIQLHDLLIQGQCSELAAESHLLNFMQLLLTRHPTGMLNLRQDRGLSWQQLNRIKQKIHDEPWLNTQLEALADEVNLSKFQFLRQFKLATGMTPHAYLKRVRLELAKKSLTHGALVADVAQQLGFFDQSHLNKAFKQAFLLSPVQFQRRML, encoded by the coding sequence ATGAGCCGTGTGACTCCCGTTGAAAATATCAATTACTGGCGCCATCCCAGCCTCTCGGGCATTGAACTGAGTCAGGCCGAATTTACCCATTTCAGTTTTGATAAACACGTGCATCTGGATTACCACTTAGGGGTTGTGACTCAAGGGGCGCAGCAATTTATCAATAAGGGCAGTCGTTATCAGCTCGGGCAACATGGGCTATCGACCCTCAATCCCGATGAAACCCACGATGGACAAAGCCGCGACGCCGAAGGGTATCGGGTTAAGGTGATGTCTATCCCCGTGGAGTATATGAACAGCATTAGCCAAGAAATGGGGCTCAAGGCCCATTTCTTTAATGCGCCCATGGTGGATGACCCCGCGTTATATCAATACTTTATCCAGTTGCATGATCTACTCATTCAAGGCCAATGCTCTGAGCTTGCGGCCGAGTCCCATCTGCTGAACTTTATGCAGCTGTTATTGACGCGCCACCCCACGGGAATGCTGAATTTGCGGCAGGATAGGGGGTTATCATGGCAGCAGTTAAATCGCATCAAACAGAAAATTCACGATGAGCCGTGGCTAAATACTCAGCTTGAGGCGCTGGCCGATGAGGTTAATCTGAGTAAGTTTCAGTTTTTACGCCAATTTAAACTGGCGACCGGGATGACACCCCACGCCTACCTGAAGCGAGTGCGATTAGAGTTAGCGAAAAAGTCCTTAACCCATGGCGCCTTAGTGGCGGATGTGGCGCAGCAGTTAGGCTTTTTCGACCAGAGTCATCTAAATAAGGCGTTTAAACAGGCCTTTTTACTCTCACCGGTCCAATTTCAGCGGCGCATGCTTTAA
- a CDS encoding LysE family translocator, which yields MDVSLLVTLAVIHCVALVSPGPDFAIMVKIATSQPRNTAIATAAGISVAILAHTILSLTGVSLVIKSSHSLYLLVQLLGASYLAWMGFGALKAAVAFFSKPKTVLNGEGAEPTGFTTTSENSLEMPTAGGVDALSPKQGFMRGLYTNLLNPKALVFFLTLFSALITPSVASVTKFAAALMLFVLSLLWFGFLALMLSKAKVQQKLQRLTPIIDGVIGVIFMSVAVAIVSNLLLA from the coding sequence ATGGATGTATCCCTGTTAGTCACCTTAGCCGTTATTCACTGCGTAGCCTTAGTCAGCCCTGGGCCGGATTTTGCCATTATGGTGAAGATTGCTACCTCACAGCCGCGAAACACCGCAATTGCCACGGCGGCTGGCATATCGGTAGCGATTTTAGCCCATACCATTTTGAGTTTAACTGGCGTCAGCTTAGTGATTAAAAGCTCCCATAGCTTGTATCTGTTAGTGCAATTGCTGGGCGCTTCGTATTTGGCATGGATGGGATTTGGCGCGCTTAAGGCTGCGGTCGCCTTTTTCAGTAAACCCAAAACCGTATTAAACGGCGAGGGCGCAGAGCCCACTGGATTTACAACAACCTCGGAAAACAGCCTTGAGATGCCTACGGCGGGCGGGGTAGACGCCTTATCACCTAAACAGGGGTTTATGCGGGGGCTTTATACCAATTTATTGAATCCTAAAGCCTTAGTGTTTTTCTTAACCTTATTCTCTGCCCTGATCACCCCGAGCGTGGCTTCGGTGACTAAATTCGCCGCCGCGCTGATGCTGTTTGTGTTGTCACTGCTCTGGTTTGGCTTTCTGGCGCTGATGCTCTCTAAAGCCAAAGTACAGCAAAAGCTGCAACGACTCACACCTATCATCGATGGAGTTATTGGGGTGATCTTTATGTCGGTGGCGGTAGCGATAGTGTCTAATTTGCTGCTGGCCTGA
- a CDS encoding DUF1566 domain-containing protein, translating to MINPTKIAIFSSAIVLLFLLTECRQKEQIPLCGHVEGTPIDTSFDGGLDNNDRTLASTNCLKIKALYDKSDRQTKWFSSSPSIAVMNALGYLEQDDANNRGDSYAMTFNVQEEFVFGPSRGEYALFRQDAKGVILPGTEAAKGNEAKVGVNGQFDRWCQKMASIEFAGKDNWRRPTEQELNTLYGYGESRAAYQRAQWSSTIPSWSRTVYETEFEVGIISVAPSGYSFRSYANSAKFAVCVAAF from the coding sequence ATGATTAATCCCACTAAAATCGCCATATTCAGCAGTGCCATAGTGCTGTTGTTTTTACTGACAGAATGTCGCCAAAAAGAGCAAATTCCCCTGTGTGGCCACGTCGAAGGTACGCCAATCGATACTAGCTTTGATGGCGGCCTCGATAATAACGACCGCACTCTAGCATCAACCAACTGCTTAAAAATCAAAGCGCTTTACGATAAAAGCGATCGCCAGACGAAATGGTTTAGCAGCTCGCCCTCCATCGCCGTGATGAATGCCTTGGGTTATCTTGAACAAGATGATGCCAACAACCGTGGCGATAGCTATGCGATGACGTTTAACGTACAGGAGGAGTTTGTATTTGGCCCGAGCCGAGGCGAATACGCCCTGTTTCGGCAGGACGCTAAAGGGGTCATCTTACCTGGCACCGAAGCGGCCAAGGGCAATGAGGCCAAGGTTGGTGTTAACGGTCAGTTTGACCGCTGGTGCCAAAAAATGGCTTCAATCGAGTTTGCTGGTAAAGACAATTGGCGCAGGCCAACAGAGCAGGAGTTAAACACTCTCTATGGGTACGGCGAGAGTCGCGCAGCCTATCAACGTGCGCAGTGGAGCTCGACAATCCCTTCTTGGTCTCGCACAGTGTATGAGACCGAATTCGAGGTCGGCATTATCTCGGTCGCCCCCAGCGGCTATAGTTTTCGCAGTTATGCCAATAGTGCCAAATTTGCTGTTTGTGTCGCCGCGTTTTGA
- a CDS encoding hydrolase, whose product MLKPEECVLVIVDVQGKLAQIMDNSAKLHQQLSTLIQGAQLFEIPILWLEQLPAKLGSTTEELKTLLERTGSPIAKQHFSGWYCDEFANALTKSRRKQVLLAGIETHVCVYQTCRDLLDQHYSVHLVADAVSSRSVDNKQLGIQMMTAKGATLTNVESLLFELQHEAQGDRFKALIKLIK is encoded by the coding sequence ATGTTAAAACCCGAAGAATGTGTACTCGTTATCGTCGATGTGCAGGGAAAGCTCGCTCAGATCATGGATAACTCAGCCAAGCTTCATCAGCAGTTGAGTACACTTATCCAAGGCGCACAGCTGTTTGAAATCCCCATCCTCTGGCTCGAGCAATTGCCCGCTAAACTAGGCTCGACCACCGAAGAGTTAAAAACCTTGCTCGAAAGAACTGGCTCGCCCATTGCCAAGCAACATTTTAGCGGTTGGTATTGTGATGAATTTGCCAATGCACTCACGAAATCTCGACGCAAGCAGGTGTTGCTGGCGGGGATAGAAACCCATGTCTGCGTGTACCAAACTTGCCGCGATCTGCTCGACCAACACTACTCTGTGCATCTTGTCGCCGATGCGGTGTCTTCTCGCAGCGTTGACAATAAACAGCTGGGCATTCAAATGATGACCGCCAAGGGAGCCACTCTCACCAATGTGGAATCACTGTTATTTGAACTGCAACACGAAGCTCAAGGCGACCGATTTAAGGCGCTGATTAAGTTGATTAAATGA